A genome region from Excalfactoria chinensis isolate bCotChi1 chromosome 26, bCotChi1.hap2, whole genome shotgun sequence includes the following:
- the PLPP2 gene encoding phospholipid phosphatase 2 has translation MERRKVFVVLDVLCVVVASLPFVILTLVNSPYKRGFYCNDDSIRYPYKADTITHGLMAGVTIPCTVLIISLGEAYLVYTERLYSKSEYNNYLAALYKVVGTFLFGGAISQSLTDLAKYMIGRLRPNFLAVCNPDWTKVNCSIYVQLENVCRGESRNVTESRLSFYSGHSSFGMYCMMFLALYVQARLVGKWARLLRPTIQFFLLAFAIYVGYTRVSDYKHHWSDVLAGLLQGALIAILIVRYVSDFFKHRPPRQCDEKDPERKPSLPLTDTDRNHYSYAGAP, from the exons ATGGAACGCAGGAAAGTCTTCGTGGTGCTCGACGTGCTCTGCGTGGTGGTCG CATCTCTGCCCTTTGTCATCCTGACGCTGGTGAACTCCCCGTACAAACGAGGCTTCTACTGCAACGATGACTCCATCCGCTACCCCTACAAGGCAGACACCATCACCCATGGCCTCATGGCTGGGGTCACCATCCCCTGCACCGTTCTCATT ATCTCCTTGGGGGAGGCATACCTGGTCTACACAGAGCGCCTCTACTCCAAGTCGGAGTACAACAactacctggctgccctctaCAAGGTGGTGGGGACCTTTCTATTCGGGGGGGCCATCAGCCAGTCCCTGACCGACCTGGCCAAGTACATGATCGGCCGCCTCCGGCCCAACTTCTTGGCTGTCTGCAACCCCGACTGGACCAAGGTGAACTGCTCCATCTACGTGCAGCTGGAGAACGTCTGCCGAGGGGAGAGCAGGAACGTCACCGAGTCCAG GCTGTCCTTCTACTCCGGGCACTCCTCCTTTGGGATGTACTGCATGATGTTCCTGGCG CTATATGTGCAAGCCAGGCTGGTGGGGAAGTGGGCCCGGCTGCTGCGTCCCACCATCCAGTTCTTCCTCCTCGCCTTCGCCATCTACGTGGGCTACACGCGGGTCTCTGACTACAAGCACCACTGGAGCGATGTGCTGGCCGGGCTGCTCCAGGGCGCGCTCATCGCCATCCTCATC GTTCGCTACGTGTCTGACTTCTTCAAGCACCGCCCGCCCCGGCAGTGCGATGAGAAGGACCCGGAGCGCAAACCCAGCCTGCCGCTGACCGACACCGACCGCAATCACTACAGCTACGCGGGAGCCCCGTGA
- the TLE2 gene encoding transducin-like enhancer protein 2 isoform X2 has product MFPQGRHPPGQPVKFSVLEICERIKEEFQLLQARYHSLKLECEKLLSEKTEMQRHYVMYYEMSYGLNIEMHKQAEIVKRLSAICAQIVPFLTQEHQQQVLQAVERAKQVTMAELNSIVGQQLQHLSHQPPQLPLTPHPSGVHSLPGGAAGLLALSGALMAQTQLAAKEEKAAQESRERSPSRSGSASPAESPDGEMGLKRSQEEKELPGHYDSDGDKSDYNLVVDEDPPSEPSSPGSRPPSARDVPQSPSSSRSSTPRRRKEPGLPDPPTAVSSSPPPPHDALTPAVGPSSASHPQQPAAKDPPALRSPSVSVSSPFTSLALLPHAALNGELPSSVYVGLPAQLSSAAYGRSPTVAFESHPHLRAPTVPPSIHTVPVGKPAYSFHVSADGQMQPVPFPPDALLGSGIPRHARQLHSLAHGEVVCAVTISNSTRHVYTGGKGCVKVWDVGQPGTKTAVAQLDCLNRDNYIRSCKLLPDGRSLIVGGEASTLSIWDLEAPTPRIKAELTSSAPACYALAISPDAKVCFSCCSDGNIVVWDLQNQSLVRQFQGHTDGASCIDISNDGTKLWTGGLDNTVRCWDLREGRQLQQHDFSSQIFSLGHCPTGEWLAVGMESSNVEILHVSKPDKYQLHLHESCVLSLKFAACGKWFVSTGKDNLLNAWRTPYGASIFQSKESSSVLSCDISINDKFIVTGSGDKKATVYEVLF; this is encoded by the exons ATGTTCCCGCAGGGGCGGCACCCG CCCGGACAGCCCGTCAAGTTCTCGGTGCTGGAGATCTGCGAGCGGATCAAGGAGGagttccagctgctgcaggcgcGGTACCACAG CCTGAAGCTGGAGTGCGAGAAGCTGCTGAGCGAGAAGACCGAGATGCAGCGGCATTATGTCATG TACTACGAGATGTCCTACGGGCTGAACATCGAGATGCACAAACAG GCAGAGATTGTCAAGAGGCTGAGTGCCATCTGCGCCCAGATTGTGCCTTTCCTGACGCAGGAG caccagcagcaggtCCTGCAGGCGGTGGAGCGGGCCAAGCAGGTCACCATGGCAGAGCTCAACAGCATCGTTGGG cagcagctgcagcacctctcccaTCAGCCCCCCCAGCTGCCGCTGACCCCCCACCCCTCTGGTGTGCACAGCCTGCccgggggggctgcggggctgctgGCCCTCTCGGGGGCACTGATGGCACAGACACAGCTGGCGGCCAAGGAGGAGAAAGCAGCGCAGGAGAGCAGAG AGCGCAGCCCCAGCCGG AGCGGGTCGGCATCTCCTGCAGAGAGTCCTGATGGGGAGATGGGGCTGAAGCGGAGCCAGGAGGAGAAGGAGCTGCCTGGGCACTAT GACAGCGATGGGGACAAGAGTGACTACAACCTGGTGGTGGATGAG GACCCCCCCTCGGAGCCCAGCAGCCCTGGCAGCCGCCCCCCCTCGGCCCGGGATGTCCCTCAGAGCCCGAGCTCCAGCCGGAGCAGCACGCCGCGCCGACGGAAGGAGCCGGGGCTG CCCGACCCCCCCACGGCCGTGTCCTCctcaccccccccaccccatgaTGCCCTCACACCCGCCGTGGGGCCCAGCTCAGcctcccatccccagcagcctgcagccaagGACCCCCCCG CTCTGCGCAGCCCCTCCGTCAGCGTCTCCAGCCCCTTCACctccctggccctgctgccccacGCTGCCCTCAATGGAGAGCTGCCATCCTCTGTGTACGTCggcctcccagcacagctcagcagtgctgcctaTGGGCGCTCACCCACG GTGGCTTTCGAGTCGCACCCTCACCTGAGAGCCCCAACAGTGCCACCATCCATCCACACCGTCCCCGTAGGGAAACC CGCCTACTCCTTCCACGTCAGCGCCGACGGGCAGATGCAGCCGGTGCCGTTCCCCCCCGACGCCCTCCTGGGCTCTGGCATCCCCCGGCACGCGCggcagctgcacagcctggcCCACGGCGAGGTGGTCTGCGCCGTCACCATCAGCAACTCCACGCGCCACGTCTACACCGGGGGCAAAGGCTGCGTGAAGGTGTGGGACGTGGGGCAGCCGGGCACCAAGACGGCCGTGGCCCAGCTGGACTGCTTG AACCGCGACAACTACATCCGCTCCTGCAAGCTGCTCCCCGACGGCCGCAGCCTGATTGTGGGGGGGGAGGCCAGCACCCTGTCCATCTGGGACCTGGAGGCCCCCACGCCCCGCATCAAGGCCGAGCTCACCTCCTCCGCCCCCGCCTGCTACGCCCTGGCCATCAGCCCCGACGCCAAAGtctgcttctcctgctgcagcgACGGCAACATCGTGGTGTGGGACCTGCAGAACCAGAGCCTGGTCCG gCAGTTCCAAGGCCACACGGACGGTGCCAGCTGCATCGATATCTCCAACGACGGCACCAAGCTGTGGACGGGGGGGTTGGACAACACGGTGCGCTGCTGGGACCTGCGGGAGGggcggcagctgcagcagcacgaCTTCAGCTCCCAG ATCTTCTCCCTGGGGCACTGCCCGACGGGAGAGTGGCTGGCGGTGGGCATGGAGAGCAGCAACGTGGAGATCCTGCACGTCTCCAAACCCGACAAGTACCAGCTGCACCTCCACGAGAGCTGCGTCCTCTCCCTCAAGTTCGCCGCCTGCG GGAAGTGGTTTGTGAGCACGGGGAAGGACAACCTGCTCAACGCCTGGCGCACGCCCTACGGAGCCAGCATCTTCCAG TCCAAAGAATCTTCttcagtgctgagctgtgacATCTCCATCAATGACAAATTCATTGTGACTGGCTCTGGTGACAAGAAGGCCACGGTGTATGAGGTGCTGTTCTGA
- the TLE2 gene encoding transducin-like enhancer protein 2 isoform X3, which translates to MFPQGRHPPGQPVKFSVLEICERIKEEFQLLQARYHSLKLECEKLLSEKTEMQRHYVMYYEMSYGLNIEMHKQAEIVKRLSAICAQIVPFLTQEHQQQVLQAVERAKQVTMAELNSIVGQQQLQHLSHQPPQLPLTPHPSGVHSLPGGAAGLLALSGALMAQTQLAAKEEKAAQESRERSPSRSGSASPAESPDGEMGLKRSQEEKELPGHYDSDGDKSDYNLVVDEDPPSEPSSPGSRPPSARDVPQSPSSSRSSTPRRRKEPGLPDPPTAVSSSPPPPHDALTPAVGPSSASHPQQPAAKDPPALRSPSVSVSSPFTSLALLPHAALNGELPSSVYVGLPAQLSSAAYGRSPTVAFESHPHLRAPTVPPSIHTVPVGKPADGQMQPVPFPPDALLGSGIPRHARQLHSLAHGEVVCAVTISNSTRHVYTGGKGCVKVWDVGQPGTKTAVAQLDCLNRDNYIRSCKLLPDGRSLIVGGEASTLSIWDLEAPTPRIKAELTSSAPACYALAISPDAKVCFSCCSDGNIVVWDLQNQSLVRQFQGHTDGASCIDISNDGTKLWTGGLDNTVRCWDLREGRQLQQHDFSSQIFSLGHCPTGEWLAVGMESSNVEILHVSKPDKYQLHLHESCVLSLKFAACGKWFVSTGKDNLLNAWRTPYGASIFQSKESSSVLSCDISINDKFIVTGSGDKKATVYEVLF; encoded by the exons ATGTTCCCGCAGGGGCGGCACCCG CCCGGACAGCCCGTCAAGTTCTCGGTGCTGGAGATCTGCGAGCGGATCAAGGAGGagttccagctgctgcaggcgcGGTACCACAG CCTGAAGCTGGAGTGCGAGAAGCTGCTGAGCGAGAAGACCGAGATGCAGCGGCATTATGTCATG TACTACGAGATGTCCTACGGGCTGAACATCGAGATGCACAAACAG GCAGAGATTGTCAAGAGGCTGAGTGCCATCTGCGCCCAGATTGTGCCTTTCCTGACGCAGGAG caccagcagcaggtCCTGCAGGCGGTGGAGCGGGCCAAGCAGGTCACCATGGCAGAGCTCAACAGCATCGTTGGG cagcagcagctgcagcacctctcccaTCAGCCCCCCCAGCTGCCGCTGACCCCCCACCCCTCTGGTGTGCACAGCCTGCccgggggggctgcggggctgctgGCCCTCTCGGGGGCACTGATGGCACAGACACAGCTGGCGGCCAAGGAGGAGAAAGCAGCGCAGGAGAGCAGAG AGCGCAGCCCCAGCCGG AGCGGGTCGGCATCTCCTGCAGAGAGTCCTGATGGGGAGATGGGGCTGAAGCGGAGCCAGGAGGAGAAGGAGCTGCCTGGGCACTAT GACAGCGATGGGGACAAGAGTGACTACAACCTGGTGGTGGATGAG GACCCCCCCTCGGAGCCCAGCAGCCCTGGCAGCCGCCCCCCCTCGGCCCGGGATGTCCCTCAGAGCCCGAGCTCCAGCCGGAGCAGCACGCCGCGCCGACGGAAGGAGCCGGGGCTG CCCGACCCCCCCACGGCCGTGTCCTCctcaccccccccaccccatgaTGCCCTCACACCCGCCGTGGGGCCCAGCTCAGcctcccatccccagcagcctgcagccaagGACCCCCCCG CTCTGCGCAGCCCCTCCGTCAGCGTCTCCAGCCCCTTCACctccctggccctgctgccccacGCTGCCCTCAATGGAGAGCTGCCATCCTCTGTGTACGTCggcctcccagcacagctcagcagtgctgcctaTGGGCGCTCACCCACG GTGGCTTTCGAGTCGCACCCTCACCTGAGAGCCCCAACAGTGCCACCATCCATCCACACCGTCCCCGTAGGGAAACC CGCCGACGGGCAGATGCAGCCGGTGCCGTTCCCCCCCGACGCCCTCCTGGGCTCTGGCATCCCCCGGCACGCGCggcagctgcacagcctggcCCACGGCGAGGTGGTCTGCGCCGTCACCATCAGCAACTCCACGCGCCACGTCTACACCGGGGGCAAAGGCTGCGTGAAGGTGTGGGACGTGGGGCAGCCGGGCACCAAGACGGCCGTGGCCCAGCTGGACTGCTTG AACCGCGACAACTACATCCGCTCCTGCAAGCTGCTCCCCGACGGCCGCAGCCTGATTGTGGGGGGGGAGGCCAGCACCCTGTCCATCTGGGACCTGGAGGCCCCCACGCCCCGCATCAAGGCCGAGCTCACCTCCTCCGCCCCCGCCTGCTACGCCCTGGCCATCAGCCCCGACGCCAAAGtctgcttctcctgctgcagcgACGGCAACATCGTGGTGTGGGACCTGCAGAACCAGAGCCTGGTCCG gCAGTTCCAAGGCCACACGGACGGTGCCAGCTGCATCGATATCTCCAACGACGGCACCAAGCTGTGGACGGGGGGGTTGGACAACACGGTGCGCTGCTGGGACCTGCGGGAGGggcggcagctgcagcagcacgaCTTCAGCTCCCAG ATCTTCTCCCTGGGGCACTGCCCGACGGGAGAGTGGCTGGCGGTGGGCATGGAGAGCAGCAACGTGGAGATCCTGCACGTCTCCAAACCCGACAAGTACCAGCTGCACCTCCACGAGAGCTGCGTCCTCTCCCTCAAGTTCGCCGCCTGCG GGAAGTGGTTTGTGAGCACGGGGAAGGACAACCTGCTCAACGCCTGGCGCACGCCCTACGGAGCCAGCATCTTCCAG TCCAAAGAATCTTCttcagtgctgagctgtgacATCTCCATCAATGACAAATTCATTGTGACTGGCTCTGGTGACAAGAAGGCCACGGTGTATGAGGTGCTGTTCTGA
- the TLE2 gene encoding transducin-like enhancer protein 2 isoform X1, whose protein sequence is MFPQGRHPPGQPVKFSVLEICERIKEEFQLLQARYHSLKLECEKLLSEKTEMQRHYVMYYEMSYGLNIEMHKQAEIVKRLSAICAQIVPFLTQEHQQQVLQAVERAKQVTMAELNSIVGQQQLQHLSHQPPQLPLTPHPSGVHSLPGGAAGLLALSGALMAQTQLAAKEEKAAQESRERSPSRSGSASPAESPDGEMGLKRSQEEKELPGHYDSDGDKSDYNLVVDEDPPSEPSSPGSRPPSARDVPQSPSSSRSSTPRRRKEPGLPDPPTAVSSSPPPPHDALTPAVGPSSASHPQQPAAKDPPALRSPSVSVSSPFTSLALLPHAALNGELPSSVYVGLPAQLSSAAYGRSPTVAFESHPHLRAPTVPPSIHTVPVGKPAYSFHVSADGQMQPVPFPPDALLGSGIPRHARQLHSLAHGEVVCAVTISNSTRHVYTGGKGCVKVWDVGQPGTKTAVAQLDCLNRDNYIRSCKLLPDGRSLIVGGEASTLSIWDLEAPTPRIKAELTSSAPACYALAISPDAKVCFSCCSDGNIVVWDLQNQSLVRQFQGHTDGASCIDISNDGTKLWTGGLDNTVRCWDLREGRQLQQHDFSSQIFSLGHCPTGEWLAVGMESSNVEILHVSKPDKYQLHLHESCVLSLKFAACGKWFVSTGKDNLLNAWRTPYGASIFQSKESSSVLSCDISINDKFIVTGSGDKKATVYEVLF, encoded by the exons ATGTTCCCGCAGGGGCGGCACCCG CCCGGACAGCCCGTCAAGTTCTCGGTGCTGGAGATCTGCGAGCGGATCAAGGAGGagttccagctgctgcaggcgcGGTACCACAG CCTGAAGCTGGAGTGCGAGAAGCTGCTGAGCGAGAAGACCGAGATGCAGCGGCATTATGTCATG TACTACGAGATGTCCTACGGGCTGAACATCGAGATGCACAAACAG GCAGAGATTGTCAAGAGGCTGAGTGCCATCTGCGCCCAGATTGTGCCTTTCCTGACGCAGGAG caccagcagcaggtCCTGCAGGCGGTGGAGCGGGCCAAGCAGGTCACCATGGCAGAGCTCAACAGCATCGTTGGG cagcagcagctgcagcacctctcccaTCAGCCCCCCCAGCTGCCGCTGACCCCCCACCCCTCTGGTGTGCACAGCCTGCccgggggggctgcggggctgctgGCCCTCTCGGGGGCACTGATGGCACAGACACAGCTGGCGGCCAAGGAGGAGAAAGCAGCGCAGGAGAGCAGAG AGCGCAGCCCCAGCCGG AGCGGGTCGGCATCTCCTGCAGAGAGTCCTGATGGGGAGATGGGGCTGAAGCGGAGCCAGGAGGAGAAGGAGCTGCCTGGGCACTAT GACAGCGATGGGGACAAGAGTGACTACAACCTGGTGGTGGATGAG GACCCCCCCTCGGAGCCCAGCAGCCCTGGCAGCCGCCCCCCCTCGGCCCGGGATGTCCCTCAGAGCCCGAGCTCCAGCCGGAGCAGCACGCCGCGCCGACGGAAGGAGCCGGGGCTG CCCGACCCCCCCACGGCCGTGTCCTCctcaccccccccaccccatgaTGCCCTCACACCCGCCGTGGGGCCCAGCTCAGcctcccatccccagcagcctgcagccaagGACCCCCCCG CTCTGCGCAGCCCCTCCGTCAGCGTCTCCAGCCCCTTCACctccctggccctgctgccccacGCTGCCCTCAATGGAGAGCTGCCATCCTCTGTGTACGTCggcctcccagcacagctcagcagtgctgcctaTGGGCGCTCACCCACG GTGGCTTTCGAGTCGCACCCTCACCTGAGAGCCCCAACAGTGCCACCATCCATCCACACCGTCCCCGTAGGGAAACC CGCCTACTCCTTCCACGTCAGCGCCGACGGGCAGATGCAGCCGGTGCCGTTCCCCCCCGACGCCCTCCTGGGCTCTGGCATCCCCCGGCACGCGCggcagctgcacagcctggcCCACGGCGAGGTGGTCTGCGCCGTCACCATCAGCAACTCCACGCGCCACGTCTACACCGGGGGCAAAGGCTGCGTGAAGGTGTGGGACGTGGGGCAGCCGGGCACCAAGACGGCCGTGGCCCAGCTGGACTGCTTG AACCGCGACAACTACATCCGCTCCTGCAAGCTGCTCCCCGACGGCCGCAGCCTGATTGTGGGGGGGGAGGCCAGCACCCTGTCCATCTGGGACCTGGAGGCCCCCACGCCCCGCATCAAGGCCGAGCTCACCTCCTCCGCCCCCGCCTGCTACGCCCTGGCCATCAGCCCCGACGCCAAAGtctgcttctcctgctgcagcgACGGCAACATCGTGGTGTGGGACCTGCAGAACCAGAGCCTGGTCCG gCAGTTCCAAGGCCACACGGACGGTGCCAGCTGCATCGATATCTCCAACGACGGCACCAAGCTGTGGACGGGGGGGTTGGACAACACGGTGCGCTGCTGGGACCTGCGGGAGGggcggcagctgcagcagcacgaCTTCAGCTCCCAG ATCTTCTCCCTGGGGCACTGCCCGACGGGAGAGTGGCTGGCGGTGGGCATGGAGAGCAGCAACGTGGAGATCCTGCACGTCTCCAAACCCGACAAGTACCAGCTGCACCTCCACGAGAGCTGCGTCCTCTCCCTCAAGTTCGCCGCCTGCG GGAAGTGGTTTGTGAGCACGGGGAAGGACAACCTGCTCAACGCCTGGCGCACGCCCTACGGAGCCAGCATCTTCCAG TCCAAAGAATCTTCttcagtgctgagctgtgacATCTCCATCAATGACAAATTCATTGTGACTGGCTCTGGTGACAAGAAGGCCACGGTGTATGAGGTGCTGTTCTGA
- the TLE2 gene encoding transducin-like enhancer protein 2 isoform X4, whose amino-acid sequence MQRHYVMYYEMSYGLNIEMHKQAEIVKRLSAICAQIVPFLTQEHQQQVLQAVERAKQVTMAELNSIVGQQQLQHLSHQPPQLPLTPHPSGVHSLPGGAAGLLALSGALMAQTQLAAKEEKAAQESRERSPSRSGSASPAESPDGEMGLKRSQEEKELPGHYDSDGDKSDYNLVVDEDPPSEPSSPGSRPPSARDVPQSPSSSRSSTPRRRKEPGLPDPPTAVSSSPPPPHDALTPAVGPSSASHPQQPAAKDPPALRSPSVSVSSPFTSLALLPHAALNGELPSSVYVGLPAQLSSAAYGRSPTVAFESHPHLRAPTVPPSIHTVPVGKPAYSFHVSADGQMQPVPFPPDALLGSGIPRHARQLHSLAHGEVVCAVTISNSTRHVYTGGKGCVKVWDVGQPGTKTAVAQLDCLNRDNYIRSCKLLPDGRSLIVGGEASTLSIWDLEAPTPRIKAELTSSAPACYALAISPDAKVCFSCCSDGNIVVWDLQNQSLVRQFQGHTDGASCIDISNDGTKLWTGGLDNTVRCWDLREGRQLQQHDFSSQIFSLGHCPTGEWLAVGMESSNVEILHVSKPDKYQLHLHESCVLSLKFAACGKWFVSTGKDNLLNAWRTPYGASIFQSKESSSVLSCDISINDKFIVTGSGDKKATVYEVLF is encoded by the exons ATGCAGCGGCATTATGTCATG TACTACGAGATGTCCTACGGGCTGAACATCGAGATGCACAAACAG GCAGAGATTGTCAAGAGGCTGAGTGCCATCTGCGCCCAGATTGTGCCTTTCCTGACGCAGGAG caccagcagcaggtCCTGCAGGCGGTGGAGCGGGCCAAGCAGGTCACCATGGCAGAGCTCAACAGCATCGTTGGG cagcagcagctgcagcacctctcccaTCAGCCCCCCCAGCTGCCGCTGACCCCCCACCCCTCTGGTGTGCACAGCCTGCccgggggggctgcggggctgctgGCCCTCTCGGGGGCACTGATGGCACAGACACAGCTGGCGGCCAAGGAGGAGAAAGCAGCGCAGGAGAGCAGAG AGCGCAGCCCCAGCCGG AGCGGGTCGGCATCTCCTGCAGAGAGTCCTGATGGGGAGATGGGGCTGAAGCGGAGCCAGGAGGAGAAGGAGCTGCCTGGGCACTAT GACAGCGATGGGGACAAGAGTGACTACAACCTGGTGGTGGATGAG GACCCCCCCTCGGAGCCCAGCAGCCCTGGCAGCCGCCCCCCCTCGGCCCGGGATGTCCCTCAGAGCCCGAGCTCCAGCCGGAGCAGCACGCCGCGCCGACGGAAGGAGCCGGGGCTG CCCGACCCCCCCACGGCCGTGTCCTCctcaccccccccaccccatgaTGCCCTCACACCCGCCGTGGGGCCCAGCTCAGcctcccatccccagcagcctgcagccaagGACCCCCCCG CTCTGCGCAGCCCCTCCGTCAGCGTCTCCAGCCCCTTCACctccctggccctgctgccccacGCTGCCCTCAATGGAGAGCTGCCATCCTCTGTGTACGTCggcctcccagcacagctcagcagtgctgcctaTGGGCGCTCACCCACG GTGGCTTTCGAGTCGCACCCTCACCTGAGAGCCCCAACAGTGCCACCATCCATCCACACCGTCCCCGTAGGGAAACC CGCCTACTCCTTCCACGTCAGCGCCGACGGGCAGATGCAGCCGGTGCCGTTCCCCCCCGACGCCCTCCTGGGCTCTGGCATCCCCCGGCACGCGCggcagctgcacagcctggcCCACGGCGAGGTGGTCTGCGCCGTCACCATCAGCAACTCCACGCGCCACGTCTACACCGGGGGCAAAGGCTGCGTGAAGGTGTGGGACGTGGGGCAGCCGGGCACCAAGACGGCCGTGGCCCAGCTGGACTGCTTG AACCGCGACAACTACATCCGCTCCTGCAAGCTGCTCCCCGACGGCCGCAGCCTGATTGTGGGGGGGGAGGCCAGCACCCTGTCCATCTGGGACCTGGAGGCCCCCACGCCCCGCATCAAGGCCGAGCTCACCTCCTCCGCCCCCGCCTGCTACGCCCTGGCCATCAGCCCCGACGCCAAAGtctgcttctcctgctgcagcgACGGCAACATCGTGGTGTGGGACCTGCAGAACCAGAGCCTGGTCCG gCAGTTCCAAGGCCACACGGACGGTGCCAGCTGCATCGATATCTCCAACGACGGCACCAAGCTGTGGACGGGGGGGTTGGACAACACGGTGCGCTGCTGGGACCTGCGGGAGGggcggcagctgcagcagcacgaCTTCAGCTCCCAG ATCTTCTCCCTGGGGCACTGCCCGACGGGAGAGTGGCTGGCGGTGGGCATGGAGAGCAGCAACGTGGAGATCCTGCACGTCTCCAAACCCGACAAGTACCAGCTGCACCTCCACGAGAGCTGCGTCCTCTCCCTCAAGTTCGCCGCCTGCG GGAAGTGGTTTGTGAGCACGGGGAAGGACAACCTGCTCAACGCCTGGCGCACGCCCTACGGAGCCAGCATCTTCCAG TCCAAAGAATCTTCttcagtgctgagctgtgacATCTCCATCAATGACAAATTCATTGTGACTGGCTCTGGTGACAAGAAGGCCACGGTGTATGAGGTGCTGTTCTGA
- the LOC140262779 gene encoding transducin-like enhancer protein 1, whose protein sequence is MRVAGLAAGMQVGTSGKPAYSFHVSADGQMQPVPFPPDALLGSGIPRHARQLHSLAHGEVVCAVTISNSTRHVYTGGKGCVKVWDVGQPGTKTAVAQLDCLNRDNYIRSCKLLPDGRSLIVGGEASTLSIWDLAAPTPRIKAELTSSAPACYALAISPDAKVCFSCCSDGNIVVWDLQNQSLVRQFQGHTDGASCIDISNDGTKLWTGGLDNTVRCWDLREGRQLQQHDFSSQIFSLGHCPTGEWLAVGMESSNVEILHVSKPDKYQLHLHESCVLSLKFAACGKWFVSTGKDNLLNAWRTPYGASIFQSKETSSVLSCDVSTDDQFIVTGSGDKKATVYEVIY, encoded by the exons ATGCGCGTGGCGGGGCTGGCAGCTGGGATGCAAGTGGGGACGTCGGGGAAACC CGCCTACTCCTTCCACGTCAGCGCCGACGGGCAGATGCAGCCGGTGCCGTTCCCCCCCGACGCCCTCCTGGGCTCCGGCATCCCCCGGCACGCGCggcagctgcacagcctggcCCACGGCGAGGTGGTCTGCGCCGTCACCATCAGCAACTCCACGCGCCACGTCTACACCGGGGGCAAAGGCTGCGTGAAGGTGTGGGACGTGGGGCAGCCGGGCACCAAGACGGCCGTGGCCCAGCTGGACTGCTTG AACCGCGACAACTACATCCGCTCCTGCAAGCTGCTCCCCGACGGCCGCAGCCTGATTGTGGGGGGGGAGGCCAGCACCCTGTCCATCTGGGACCTGGCGGCCCCCACGCCCCGCATCAAGGCCGAGCTCACCTCCTCCGCCCCCGCCTGCTACGCCCTGGCCATCAGCCCCGACGCCAAAGtctgcttctcctgctgcagcgACGGCAACATCGTGGTGTGGGACCTGCAGAACCAGAGCCTGGTCCG gCAGTTCCAAGGCCACACGGACGGTGCCAGCTGCATCGATATCTCCAACGACGGCACCAAGCTGTGGACGGGGGGGTTGGACAACACGGTGCGCTGCTGGGACCTGCGGGAGGggcggcagctgcagcagcacgaCTTCAGCTCCCAG ATCTTCTCCCTGGGGCACTGCCCGACGGGAGAGTGGCTGGCGGTGGGCATGGAGAGCAGCAACGTGGAGATCCTGCACGTCTCCAAACCCGACAAGTACCAGCTGCACCTCCACGAGAGCTGCGTCCTCTCCCTCAAGTTCGCCGCCTGCG GGAAGTGGTTTGTGAGCACGGGGAAGGACAACCTGCTCAACGCCTGGCGCACGCCCTACGGAGCCAGCATCTTCCAG TCCAAGGAAACCTCCTCCGTCCTCAGCTGCGACGTCTCCACCGACGATCAGTTCATCGTCACCGGCTCCGGGGACAAGAAAGCGACGGTCTACGAAGTCATTTACTGA